One stretch of Plasmodium yoelii strain 17X genome assembly, chromosome: 5 DNA includes these proteins:
- a CDS encoding PIR protein gives MGQNQTNDTEYFIKKDNKICSTFDTLRRFFPDKLKSSGEYNFKGTHYKDYFHNKSIYTDIDKINGYCLWLFNNILKKIYTCESKESCITLVVVYMLAWLSYKLNQKTNNGITKLNEFYSKYMENVDEYKKTIDGVTEYKNYIEFINKNNKLMDIDINVMSKFYNLFNNLCKMYNELSLTMNNKGEEYLKYVENFYKNYNDLINENFNDTNSKIFKRVLSVVSNDYDHIKRTLEVEFVRKQIPELPKEKTTQVSTIPKESEMHESLSEIPESSSGTEISTSDTELQNYETDKLNSETALSSSLIINKLIPIPFIFIVILILLGIARKYSLFGFRKRAQKHLREKLKK, from the exons ATGGGGCAAAATCAAACAAATGACACAGAGTACTTCATTAAAAAGGACAACAAgata TGTAGTACATTTGATACTTTGAGGAGATTTTTTCCTGATAAATTGAAGAGTTCTGgagaatataattttaaaggCACACATTACAAagattattttcataataaatCAATATATACCgatatcgataaaattaatggtTATTGCTTATGGTTattcaataatattttaaaaaaaatatatacttgtGAGTCTAAAGAAAGTTGTATTACCCTGGTTGTTGTATACATGTTGGCgtggttaagttataagtTAAATCAAAAAACAAACAATGGAATCACTAAATTAAACGAGTTTTATAGTAAGTATATGGAAAATGTCGATGAGTATAAAAAAACTATAGATGGCGTTacagaatataaaaattatattgagtttataaataaaaataataaattgatggatattgatattaatgttatgtctaaattttataatttatttaataatttatgtaaaatgtataatgAGCTTTCATTGACGATGAATAATAAAGGTgaagaatatttaaaatatgttgagaatttttataaaaattataatgatcttattaatgaaaattttaatgaTACAAACAGTAAAATTTTTAAACGAGTATTATCTGTtgtatcaaatgattatgatCATATAAAAAGAACATTAGAAGTTGAATTTGTAAGGAAACAAATTCCAGAACTTCCAAAGGAAAAAACAACACAAGTTTCTACAATTCCTAAAGAATCAGAAATGCATGAATCCTTGAGTGAAATACCAGAATCAAGTTCTGGAACTGAAATATCAACTTCCGATACTGAAttacaaaattatgaaaCTGATAAATTAAATTCTGAAACGGCACTATCGAGTTCATTGATAATAAACAAACTGATTCCAAttccatttatatttattgtaaTATTAATTCTATTAGGAATTGCACgcaag tattcgttgtttggatttcggaaacgagctcaaaaacatttaagagaaaagctaaaaaagtaa
- a CDS encoding fam-b protein, with protein sequence MRVNILKYVFFSIVICSFEYAKDELYFVNDRGIYLERNAINFRNNRILADADNQLDLNEFYQSTLSLASQFSDCIEDNKEITKLRNIIDSHLNNKECNTILDLKNVDSKTKKIINKFRKELEEAKKMVDNQRNDELPIQRIHDKIIVKKDENSSVSEHEDFKQLKNYENNVITSSNRYMELKLSRKYKKESKKFLLSCFTFVAIGLAAIPGSLYVMILFIPTFFSIFFYLWRVNKYSNKLKI encoded by the exons atgagagtcaatattttaaaatacgtttttttttcaattgttATTTGTTCTTTTGAATATGCCAAAGAT GAACTATACTTTGTAAACGATAGAGGGATATACCTTGAAAGGAATGCAATAAACTTTAGAAATAATAGGATATTAGCAGATGCAGACAATCAATTAGATTTAAATGAGTTTTATCAATCAACTTTGAGTCTTGCAAGTCAATTTAGTGATTGTATTGAAGATAACAAAGAAATAACAAAGCTTCGAAATATTATAGATtcacatttaaataataaagaatgtAACACAATacttgatttaaaaaatgtagatagtaagacaaaaaaaataattaataagtTTCGAAAAGAATTAGAAGaagcaaaaaaaatggtTGATAATCAAAGGAATGATGAATTACCAATACAGCGAATacatgataaaataatagtaaaaaaagatgaaaatagtTCTGTATCAGAACATGAAGACTTTAAACAattgaaaaattatgaaaataatgtaaTTACATCAAGTAATCGTTATATGGAATTAAAATTGtctagaaaatataaaaaagaatcAAAAAAATTCCTCTTGTCATGTTTTACATTTGTAGCAATTGGTTTAGCGGCAATACCAGGGTCGTTGTATGTAATGATACTATTTATACCGacttttttttccatatttttttacttatggagagttaataaatattccaataaattaaaaatataa
- a CDS encoding PIR protein, giving the protein MNDYMCRNFFAIRNSISDKLDNKGNYQIIIENNLNGYCSGNKCVHELEKINAGCLYLLDAFFKDSSVFNSVAKGNINIVDYIIIWLSYMLNLKPQVGNTSNLQYFYNTYIKGGDKYKKSIAGVAEYKDYEDLINKRLDLINMDMNIISKFYGAFHTLCMMYMEFDEKNPNCKKCSEYANEFVKKYKILKEDSNITKNSSCSQILFSLSNYYDNFKSYCNSKGGNCEKYPALPTVEKIQTSAQEIVHISEDTSSSSSITNKLFIVLSIFGAIAFFLGISYKYSLFGFRKRFKKQQIREKIKNIKKRMNH; this is encoded by the exons ATGAATGACTATATG tgtagAAATTTCTTTGCTATAAGGAACTCGATTTCCGATAAATTGGACAATAAAGGAAActatcaaattattattgaaaataatttaaatgggTATTGTAGTGGTAATAAGTGTGTTCATGAGctcgaaaaaattaatgctggatgtttatatttgcttGATGCATTTTTTAAGGATTCTTCTGTGTTTAATTCGGTTGCAAAAGGTAacatcaatattgttgattatattataatatggttaagttatatgttaaacctaaagCCCCAAGTAGGAAATACAAGCAAtctacaatatttttataatacatatataaaggGTGGTGATAAGTATAAAAAGTCTATAGCTGGTGTTGCGGAGTATAAAGATTATGAGgatcttataaataaaagacttgatttgataaatatggatatgaatattatatctaaattttatggtGCATTTCATACATTATGTATGATGTATATGGaatttgatgaaaaaaatccAAATTGCAAGAAATGTTCGGAATATGCTAATGagtttgttaaaaaatataaaatacttAAGGAAGATTctaatattactaaaaatagTTCATGCAGTCAAATATTGTTTAGtttatcaaattattatgataattttaaaagttATTGTAATAGTAAAGGTGGTAATTGTGAAAAGTATCCAGCTCTTCCAACGGTAGAAAAAATACAAACTTCTGCACAAGAAATTGTACATATTTCTGAAGatacatcatcaagttcgtcgataacaaacaaattatttatagttttatcgatatttggtgcaatagcattttttttaggaatttcttataag tattcgttatttggatttcggaaacgatttaaaaaacaacaaataagagaaaaaataaaaaatataaagaagagaatgaatcattaa